From a single Apium graveolens cultivar Ventura chromosome 2, ASM990537v1, whole genome shotgun sequence genomic region:
- the LOC141706446 gene encoding protein PSK SIMULATOR 1-like: MDSGFGKLWRKSRTSHGAETDKAVIGILVFEVSTMMSKLVSLWERLSDKQMNRLRKEVVQSPGVCNFVSSDVNYLMNLVLVEIMDDLGGVAESVARLGKRCVDPLYHHLEYVVEYYVEFDSDWCVWEYRYTKMERKVKKMGRFSAVTAQLYQELEVLAELDQSISRMRAGATGLSKMKLHDARERIIRQRHEVKKLREMSPWIRTYDYTVRLLLRSLLTVLERIKQVFGIDQVQGNVKPQSCGNGPLVRSQSMHVLKRPSEYTNPTSDLRPLGRSVSLLGQNSVRNNPDAYELHVSKQSSILCGVPVQGNARTLSNVGSFKGCSLSQSNPPAMLSCMPTNNFSRKSGAFDKDTDIINDTSSGNFSREQMYCKTISPFISNHKLLSAPQSTLGGAALAVHYANVILFIKKLASSSSISHDARNILYNMLPATIRTSISAKLKLFTRTLSSSIYDATLAAQWKFTVRRILRLLVPLASNMIKWRSERNFENQRIVCGTSVLLVQTLYFADQEKTEAAIAELLMGLNYISRFGRDFCGKAVKQLSCLIASDNLISYEDLSKPATQKTSPRSLAS; this comes from the coding sequence ATGGATTCAGGGTTTGGTAAGTTGTGGAGAAAGTCGCGAACGAGCCATGGAGCAGAGACTGATAAGGCTGTTATTGGGATTTTGGTGTTTGAAGTTTCTACAATGATGTCTAAACTTGTTAGTTTATGGGAGAGGCTTAGTGATAAGCAGATGAATAGACTGCGTAAAGAGGTTGTGCAGTCACCAGGGGTCTGTAATTTTGTTTCGAGTGATGTTAATTATCTTATGAATCTTGTTCTTGTCGAGATTATGGATGATTTGGGCGGTGTAGCTGAATCGGTGGCTAGGCTTGGGAAGAGGTGTGTGGATCCGTTGTATCACCATCTTGAGTATGTTGTCGAATATTATGTGGAGTTTGATTCTGATTGGTGTGTGTGGGAATATCGATACACGAAAATGGAAAGAAAggtgaagaaaatggggaggtTTTCTGCTGTTACAGCACAACTGTATCAGGAGCTAGAGGTACTGGCTGAGCTTGATCAAAGTATTAGCAGGATGCGTGCTGGTGCCACTGGTTTAAGCAAAATGAAGTTACATGATGCTCGAGAGAGGATCATAAGGCAGCGTCACGAGGTAAAGAAATTGCGTGAGATGTCTCCTTGGATTAGGACTTATGACTACACTGTAAGACTCTTGCTCAGATCACTTTTGACAGTACTGGAGAGAATTAaacaagtttttgggattgatCAAGTGCAGGGAAATGTAAAGCCTCAGAGCTGTGGTAACGGTCCTCTGGTTCGTAGCCAGTCAATGCATGTCCTTAAGCGACCTTCTGAATACACGAATCCTACTTCAGATTTGCGTCCTTTAGGTAGATCAGTTTCACTTCTGGGACAAAATTCTGTTAGGAACAATCCCGATGCCTATGAATTGCACGTGTCTAAGCAATCATCGATTCTCTGTGGAGTGCCCGTGCAAGGAAATGCCAGAACATTATCTAATGTAGGATCCTTCAAAGGATGCAGTTTGAGTCAGAGTAATCCTCCTGCGATGCTGAGCTGCATGCCAACTAATAATTTCTCGAGAAAATCAGGTGCATTCGACAAGGACACTGATATAATAAATGATACCAGTTCAGGTAACTTTTCTCGTGAACAAATGTACTGTAAGACGATATCTCCATTCATTTCAAACCATAAGCTGTTATCCGCTCCTCAGTCTACTCTTGGCGGCGCTGCTTTAGCTGTACACTACGCCAATGTCATTCTATTCATCAAGAAGCTAGCTTCTTCTTCCTCCATCAGCCATGATGCACGAAACATTCTGTACAATATGTTGCCTGCAACTATCAGGACCTCGATAAGTGCTAAGCTGAAGCTGTTTACGAGAACACTGTCTTCATCCATCTACGACGCTACCCTTGCTGCACAGTGGAAATTCACAGTTAGAAGGATATTAAGATTGTTAGTTCCACTAGCTAGCAATATGATCAAGTGGCGCTCAGAACGAAATTTCGAGAATCAGCGGATAGTTTGCGGAACTTCTGTGCTTTTAGTCCAAACCCTTTACTTTGCAGATCAAGAAAAGACAGAAGCTGCAATTGCAGAACTTCTCATGGGCCTTAACTACATTTCAAGATTTGGTAGGGACTTTTGTGGTAAAGCTGTAAAACAATTGTCATGTCTTATAGCTAGTGATAATCTTATTTCCTATGAGGATTTGTCAAAACCTGCAACTCAAAAGACCTCTCCCAGAAGCCTAGCTTCTTGA
- the LOC141709004 gene encoding leucine-rich repeat receptor-like protein kinase PXC1: MDLPGLSLLLTLSLSLSITISLPSDDTAALSLFRSLADTHALLLSNWTLTSSTSSACSAAWRGVNCTNNRVTALKLPSLNLRGSISLLASLDQLRFLDLSDNRLNGSISVITNCTNLKHIYLASNDLSGEIPKEISSLRRLVRLDLSDNNIIGSIPTEFSSLKRLLTLRLDNNELSGLIPHSLESIPQLEHLNLSNNLLNGRISEKLLKKFGTESFFGNEALCGATLNCSNQTVRSFPTSSDISDDIYSKRRGLSSGAIVGIVIANAVILLVVISFVAAYFCGRYSKDLNSRLGSESGKRRSSYGSEKKVFANSGGDSDGTNATDKSKLVFFDRKRQFELEDLLKASAEMLGKGSLGTVYKAVLDEGITVAVKRLKDANPCGRKEFEQYMDVIGKIRHPNFVRLKAFYYAKEEKLLVYDYLPNGSLHSLLHGNRGPGRIPLDWTTRISLVLGAARGLACVHEEYETARIPHGNVKSSNVLLDKNGVACIADFGLALLLNPVHATARLGGYRAPEQVQLKRLSQKADVYSFGVLLLEVLTGKAPSRYPSPTPRHSLVDEEQAVDLPLWVRSVVKDEWTAEVFDKELLRYKNIEKELVAMLHVAMVCVVPHPENRPTMPEVAKMIEEIRVEDSPLGEDYDESRDSLSASAATTEG; encoded by the exons ATGGACCTTCCCGGACTCTCTCTCCTCCTCACTCTCTCCCTATCTCTCTCGATCACAATCTCTCTCCCTTCCGACGACACCGCCGCGCTCTCGCTCTTCCGTTCCCTCGCCGACACTCACGCTCTCCTCCTCTCCAACTGGACTCTCACTTCCTCAACTTCCTCTGCTTGTTCTGCAGCCTGGCGCGGCGTTAACTGTACTAATAACAGAGTAACCGCTCTTAAACTCCCCTCTCTTAATCTCCGTGGCTCGATTTCCTTGCTTGCCTCTCTCGATCAGCTTCGTTTCCTCGATCTCTCTGATAATCGTCTCAATGGCTCCATATCTGTGATCACTAATTGTACTAATTTGAAACATATTTATCTCGCAAGTAATGATCTCTCTGGTGAAATTCCGAAAGAGATTTCGTCTCTACGACGACTTGTTCGGTTAGATTTATCCGATAATAATATTATAGGCTCTATTCCTACTGAATTTTCGTCTCTTAAACGGTTGCTAACTCTTCGTCTTGATAATAACGAACTGTCAGGCCTAATTCCACATTCACTCGAGTCAATTCCGCAACTTGAACACCTTAATCTCTCGAATAATTTGTTAAACGGTCGAATATCCGAAAAATTGCTAAAAAAATTCGGTACTGAAAGTTTTTTCGGAAATGAGGCCTTATGTGGTGCCACTTTGAATTGTTCTAATCAGACTGTCAGATCATTTCCGACGTCGTCAGATATATCTGATGATATTTATTCAAAGCGTAGAGGCCTTAGTTCTGGCGCTATAGTGGGAATTGTGATTGCAAATGCAGTTATACTGTTAGTTGTAATCTCGTTCGTTGCTGCTTACTTCTGTGGTAGGTACTCGAAAGACTTGAATTCGAGATTAGGGAGTGAGAGTGGGAAGAGGAGAAGTAGTTACGGAAGTGAGAAGAAAGTTTTTGCGAATAGTGGTGGTGATAGTGATGGAACAAATGCTACTGACAAGAGTAAGCTTGTATTTTTCGATAGGAAGAGGCAATTTGAGCTTGAGGATTTGCTTAAAGCCTCCGCGGAGATGCTGGGAAAAGGCAGTTTAGGGACAGTTTACAAGGCTGTGCTTGATGAAGGTATTACGGTGGCTGTGAAGAGATTGAAAGATGCTAATCCTTGTGGGAGGAAAGAGTTCGAGCAGTATATGGATGTCATTGGCAAGATTAGGCATCCGAATTTCGTGAGACTTAAGGCTTTTTATTATGCTAAAGAAGAGAAGCTTCTTGTTTATGATTATCTACCAAATGGAAGCTTACACTCTCTTCTTCATG GGAATCGAGGACCGGGGAGGATTCCATTAGATTGGACTACAAGAATCAGCTTAGTCTTAGGCGCTGCTCGTGGCCTTGCTTGTGTCCATGAAGAGTACGAGACAGCAAGAATTCCTCACGGAAATGTGAAATCATCAAATGTTTTGCTCGATAAGAATGGTGTTGCTTGTATAGCTGATTTTGGGTTAGCATTGCTTTTGAATCCGGTACATGCCACAGCAAGATTGGGCGGATACAGGGCACCAGAACAGGTTCAGCTAAAGAGACTGTCCCAGAAAGCAGATGTTTATAGTTTCGGGGTTTTGTTACTGGAAGTTCTCACAGGGAAAGCTCCGTCGAGGTATCCTTCTCCAACTCCACGCCATTCTCTTGTCGACGAGGAGCAAGCCGTGGACCTTCCTCTGTGGGTTCGGTCAGTGGTGAAAGATGAGTGGACTGCAGAAGTGTTTGATAAAGAACTGTTGAGGTACAAGAACATCGAAAAAGAGCTTGTTGCAATGCTTCATGTGGCAATGGTTTGTGTTGTGCCACATCCTGAGAACAGGCCTACAATGCCAGAAGTAGCAAAGATGATCGAAGAAATCAGAGTCGAGGATTCTCCTTTAGGGGAAGATTACGACGAATCGCGTGATTCGCTTTCTGCTTCAGCTGCTACTACTGAAGGTTAA
- the LOC141709006 gene encoding uncharacterized protein LOC141709006, with amino-acid sequence MSSRDDDFSILNNPNPNFNHRQHHRSSSYHFSPHAPPSHAPPPPFLNSQVNSPKEFSGDAEEYSDGGAFCSPPDLKSFHGEIAFSTDNDPIVLENDPRLKRNDVEEVSDGETMSYSYKRAKVSAGGSGECRKDREEWSDAAIASLIDAYSEKFIVQLNRGNLRGRDWEEVMKKLNERCDKQSKSTEQCKNKMDNLKKRYKLEKRRMSKSGVSVTHWPWFKKMEVIVGNVSEEEKSVGGSASSLKQSKRYGTATSSPSGQITIVNTKPLTKPKWRRVVFKISGAALAGSGSHSIDPKVAMLIATEVSVASSLGVEVAIVVGGRNFFCGDTWVAATGDRCTAYQIGMMATVMNSILLQSAMEKMGIQTRVQTAFAMPEVAEPYSRQRAIRHLEKGRVVIFGGVGAGTGNPLFSTDTAAALRASEIHADAVLKGTMINNTDGVCEFESKNKNNLFEHVSFREMASRGSSAMDMMAVTYCEENSFPVVIFNLLEPGNISRALSGERVGTLVDQTGQIS; translated from the exons ATGTCGTCGCGTGACGATGATTTCTCCATTCTCAACAACCCTAACCCTAACTTTAACCACCGTCAGCACCACCGCTCCTCCAGTTACCACTTCTCCCCTCACGCGCCTCCATCTCACGCGCCTCCACCGCCCTTTCTCAACTCGCAGGTAAATAGTCCTAAAGAGTTTTCCGGCGATGCCGAGGAGTACAGCGACGGCGGCGCGTTCTGTTCACCGCCTGATCTTAAGTCATTTCACGGTGAAATTGCTTTTTCTACTGATAATGATCCAATTGTATTGGAGAATGATCCAAGATTGAAGCGAAACGATGTCGAAGAGGTGAGCGATGGCGAAACGATGTCGTATAGCTACAAAAGAGCGAAGGTTTCAGCTGGAGGAAGTGGAGAGTGTAGGAAAGATAGAGAGGAGTGGAGTGATGCAGCGATTGCGAGTTTAATCGATGCGTATTCGGAGAAGTTTATCGTGCAATTGAATAGAGGGAATTTGAGAGGGAGAGATTGGGAGGAAGTGATGAAGAAGTTAAATGAGAGGTGTGATAAGCAATCGAAGAGTACCGAGCAGTGTAAGAATAAGATGGATAATTTGAAGAAGAGGTATAAGTTAGAGAAACGGAGGATGAGTAAGAGTGGCGTTTCCGTTACTCATTGGCCCTGGTTTAAGAAAATGGAGGTGATTGTTGGTAATGTTTCGGAAGAGGAGAAGTCCGTAGGTGGATCAGCCTCGTCGCTTAAGCAATCCAAGAG ATATGGTACAGCGACTTCCAGCCCTAGTGGTCAAATTACTATCGTGAATACAAAACCACTGACTAAACCCAAATGGCGGAGAGTAGTCTTTAAAATTAGTGGCGCTGCTTTAGCTGGTTCCGGCTCTCATAGCATAGACCCAAAG GTGGCAATGTTGATCGCTACAGAAGTTTCAGTGGCTAGTAGCCTTGGCGTGGAG GTGGCGATAGTTGTTGGTGGCCGTAACTTCTTTTGCGGAGACACCTGGGTAGCAGCAACTGGTGATCGATGTACAGCATATCAGATTGG TATGATGGCAACTGTGATGAATTCTATACTCCTCCAGTCTGCTATGGAAAAGATGGGCATTCAGACTCGGGTGCAAACTGCATTTGCTATGCCCGAGGTTGCTGAACCATATAGTAGACAACGAGCAATTCGTCATCTGGAAAAAGGCAGAGTTGTAATATTTGGTGGTGTTGGTGCTGGTACAGGAAATCCACTCTTTTCGACAGACACAGCAGCAGCTCTTAGAGCTTCCGAGA TTCATGCTGATGCTGTCCTGAAAGGTACTATGATAAACAACACAGATGGTGTCTGTGAATTTGAGTCCAAAAATAAGAACAATCTGTTCGAGCATGTATCCTTCAGGGAAATGGCTTCTAGAGGTTCATCTGCTATGGACATGATGGCTGTGACATACTGTGAGGAGAACAGTTTTCCAG TGGTGATCTTTAACCTACTCGAGCCTGGTAACATATCAAGAGCATTATCAGGAGAACGAGTTGGAACTTTGGTTGATCAGACAGGGCAGATCAGTTGA